Below is a window of Bacteroidota bacterium DNA.
GTTGTTACGGACCTGTTGCTTCTCTCCGAGAAAAAAGCAGCGTAAATAAATCCCGGTGCTGATCACAAAAAATCCCTGTCGTAAATGACAGGGATTTTTTTATGCCGCTTTGCGGACTTGTTCTTCCTCTTTTTGGTTTTGTTCAGTTTCTTTTTTCCTGTCGAATGGCCTATTCGTTCCAATCCCGAACGCTATAAGGAAACCGATGATCGTGGCGAGAAAACTGAAAATAAATTTCACACTATGAGCGATCTCGGGACCCAGGAATGCAATACGGAAAGGCACCAAAAATACGAAGATGAAAATGGCGATGGCGATAATTTTGCTTTTCATAATAGTTGTTTTATCATTTTCAAATTTATTATCCGCATCATTAATCAATTATGATCTGGAGCAGTTTTAATAATGATGTTGGTCAAGTGCCGGTCATCTTTTCTTCTCCTGTTTCTTTTAAGTGAAAAATTGAAATCTGCAGTTTGCCCTCTTTTACCTCGGTGATCGTCAAATAAATGATGAATCTCTGTTCATATTTTTCCTTAATGGAATCCGGACTTGCGTATTCTAAAATCCTATTTTTGCTTTTTACCAAACAATCTTGAATTATGAGAGACCTTTTCGATAAGATCCGCGAGAACCGCGGCCCGCTTGGCAAGCACGCCAAAGAATCGCACGGCTATTTTACTTTTCCGAAACTCGAAGGAGATATCGGAAATAAAATGATCTTTCGCGGAAAAGAACGGCTCATCTGGAGTCTGAATAATTACCTCGGTCTCGCCAATCATCCTGAAGTGAGAAAAGCCGATGCAGAAGGCGCTGCGAAATTCGGCCTCGCTGCTCCCATGGGAGCGCGTATGATGTCGGGCAATTCAAATTATCATGAGCAACTCGAAGCCGGACTCACCGAACTTGTAAAAAAAGAAGATACCATTCTCTGCAATTATGGTTACCAGGCCATGGTTTCGGCAATAGATTGTCTCGTTGATCGTCATGATGTGATCGTGTATGACGCGGAAGCGCATGCGTGCATCATCGATGGCGTGCGCCTGCACATGGGAAAACGTTTTGTTTATCCGCATAACGATATTGCTTCACTCGAAAAACAATTGGAACGAGCAACAAAAATGATCGGTGAAACCGGAGGCGCAATTCTCGTTCTCACAGAAGGAGTTTTCGGAATGAGCGGCAACCAGGGAAAACTGAAAGAGATCGTTGCACTGAAAAAGAAATTCCAATTCCGTTTATTTGTTGATGATGCGCACGGATGCGGAACCATGGGACCCACCGGCGGAGGAACAGGAGAAGAACAGGGTTGCCAGGACGGCATTGATATTTACTTCGGAACATTTGCAAAATCATTTGCGCTCATCGGCGGATATATTTCTTCAACGGAAGACGTGGTGGAATATCTCCGTTACAATATGCGTTCGCAGATCTTTGCAAAATCACTTCCGCTTCCGGCAGTTGTCGGCGCATTGAAGCGGCTCGAACTGATGAATAAACACAAAGAGTTCCGCGAAAAATTATGGGAGATCACCAATGCATTGCAGGGCGGATTGAGAAAAGCCGGATTCAACATCGGCACCACTTCTTCACCGGTCACTCCTGTTTATCTCAACGGCTCCATTCCCGAAGCGACGAATCTGATTCTTGACCTCCGTGAAAATTATAATATTTTCTGTTCGATGGTGGTTTATCCGGTTATTCCGAAAGGACAAATTATTCTTCGGCTTATTCCAACTGCAGTTCACACGATCGAAGATGTGAATTTCACGATCGAAGCGTTTTCTAAGATCAAAGATAAATTGACTTCGGGCCAATACCAGAGTGATAAGATCGCGGCGTTCTGATCCCGGCTCCGCTTGATCTGACAATTTTTTAAAACAAAAAATTGAAAACGGTTTTCAGAAATGAATACCGTTTTTTTTATTTTTCCGGAACATAATTACTGTGCAATAATTCTGCAATTGAAAACTGAAAACCGGCAACTGAGAACTAATATCTACCTTTAACACCCTATGGCAAATTTTGAGGATTTCGGACTGGATCATGCGGTGATGGATGGTGTGGATGCAATGGGATATTCTTCTGCAACACCAATACAGGAACTTGCCATTCCCATTATCATGCAGGGGCGCGACATCATTGCGTGTGCGCAAACAGGTACAGGAAAAACTGCAGCATTTCTTTTACCCACTATGCATCGCATTCTGCATAGTGAAAATCGCGGGAGTATTCACACCATGATTATTTCTCCAACGCGCGAACTTGCCTTGCAGATTGATAATGCGCTTACCGGTTTCGCCTATTTTTCCGGCATCAGCAGTATTGCCGTTTACGGAGGAGGAACAGGAGAAAGTTTTGACCGCGAGAAAAAAGCTTTAACAACAGGAACAGATATTATTGTCGCAACTCCGGGAAGATTACTTTCTCATCTCAATCTCGGCTATGTAAAACTCGATCAGTTGCAAACGCTCATTCTCGATGAGGCAGATCGCATGCTCGATATGGGATTCAACGAAGACATCATGCGCATTGTGCGGATGCTTCCGAAAAAAAGGCAAACGCTCATGTTCTCCGCCACCATGCCTTCGCGGATTCGGCAACTCGCTGCACAAATTCTGCATGAGCCGGAACATGTGAATATTGCAATTTCAAAACCGGCAGAAAAAATAAAACAGATCGCGTACTGTGTTTATGACACACAGAAATTACCATTGCTGCTTCACTTGTTGCAGTCGAAAGAACTCGTGAGCGTGCTTATTTTTTCTTCTACCAAACAGAATGTGAAAAACATGGAGAAGGAAATGAAACGATTGAAACTTGATGTTGCAGCTGTGCATTCCGATCTCGAACAAAGTGAACGCGAAGAAGTGATGCGCCGGTTCCGTCACAGGAATATCCGCATCATCGTTGCAACAGATGTTCTTTCGCGCGGCATTGATGTTGAAAATATTTCTCTCGTGCTGAATTATGATGTTCCTGCCGACGGAGAAGATTACGTGCATCGCGTAGGAAGAACTGCCCGCGCCGAATCGACCGGGGAAGCAGTTACTTTTATTTCTCCCGATGACATGAGAAAATTTGCGGCCATTGAGCGGCTGATCGGCTATGAAGTGGAGAAAGGAAAAGTTCCGGATGAGTTGGGTGAAGTTCCTGCTTACGATATTAAAAGTTCAGGAAAAAGAAAAAATAATTTTCACGGAAAAAAAGGCAAACCCCATTTCAGAAAAAAAGATCACCAGCGAAAAGGCCATCGCAGCTGAACCATGAAAAAAAAGATCGTCATCGGTTTGATCGCGCTGATCATTCTTTCCTTAGGGGCCTGGTTGATCTTCGGAAGAAAGTCGCGCGAAAAAGATGCTCATCTTATTCTTATTCCCGCCAAAGCTGCTGCAGTGATGAAGATCGATGTGGCTTCACTTGCTTCCAAAGCAGATCTTTCGAAATTGATCGGTAATCCGGTATTGAAAGAAATTTCTGACGGCCAAATTTCATCTTTCGCCGGCGATCCGCTTGGAAGCGGACTCGATCTCACTGAAAATATTTACGGTTTTCTTGCGCAGGAGGACAAGAATGCAGTTTCCGCATTGGTGTTTGCGGTGACTGACGCGGAAAAATTCTCTTCGTTTCTTACTTCGACGAATGTGAAGAACAAACCTTATCAGGTGGAAGAGACCTGGTTCTGCAGTTTCGATCAGCGTCATACCATTGCGTGGAATAATTTCGGCGGAATGTATCTTTCCTGTTCAGGAGGAAATGCTGAAGATGTTGCAAAAAAATATTTTGCACAGAAAAAAGAAAATAGTATTCTTTCGAATAAAGAGTTTGAGAATTTCAATTCGAAAAAAGCAGACCTCAGTTTATTGCTCGACAATCGAACGCTCTCCGATATGGGAAGCATGAGCGGAATGATCTCTCCATTCGGGATCAATGAAGGATTCGGCCAATTGCTTATCAATTTCAACGATGAGAATATTTCTGCAGATTACAGTTCTACTTCGTCCGTTGCAAATAATGTCCTCAGGAATTCCGGCGCTTCTTCTTCGCATTTCTTTTCTGTTGCTCCCGCCGATCCGGTTCTCTACATGCAACTTTCTGCAAATTCCGATGGATTGATCTCTTCATTGAAAAAAGATGCGTCTTATGATGATGTGCTGAGCCAGATGGAATCCGCTCTTATTATTTCTGACGTCGGACTGGGACAACTTTTTACCGGTGATATTTCCATTGCATTTTCGGATTTTAAGAATATCAGCGATTACGATCCGAGATTGAAGAAAATTATCGCTGATGGAAATGATGATTTTACGGTCATTGATGAACGGGAACTCGCGCAGCCCATTACTACCATAAGCATTGGCATAACAAATGACGCCATTGTAAATTCCATCCTGGAATATTCCGGGATGAAAATGGAAAAAAACTTCTACGAGATTCCCGGAGTAGATTTTGTACTCTATGCCGTTGCGAAGAATAAAAATCTCATTGTAACGAACGATTACTTTGCTGCCGATACTTTTTCACAGACCGGAATGCTCCGTGGAAAATTGCCGGATGATGTGGTGAAAGAATGCAGCACGAATTCTTTTTGCGGATATGCTTCACTCGCGCAGGAAAAATTTCCCGCTCCTTTCATCACTGCACTACAACAGTATTTCGGAGAGAATGAAACAAAAATGTTTCTCGACCTGATCAAACCATTTTCTTCTGCACATATTTTTTCGAACGGAAGCGGTTCCCATGTAAACATCACTCTTGCTGGCGGTGATGGAAAAGGACTGAACAGGATTCTCACCCAATGGTTATCAGCGGCAAAATGAAGATCGACTTCGAACACGTACTTCCTGTTCCGCTTTCTGATACTCCTTTGTCGGAAGATTCCTGCTGGAAAAAAGATTTTTCATTTGACACCAATTCTATTCTTCTTGCAGAAGCCGCTTCCGGCACCGGAAAAACCACGCTGGTCTCCATGCTATATGGAATTCGGCACGATTACGATGGAAAAATAAAATTAGACGGGGAAGACATCAGGAATTTTCCGCTTCGCCAATGGTCGCAATTGCGCAGGAAAAAATTTTCCATCGTCTTCCAGGATCTTCGCTTGTTCCCGCAACTTACGGCGAAAGAAAATATCATTCTCAAAAATGATCTTGAGTCAACGCTGAAAGAAGAAGAGATCATCCATTATGCCGCAATACTCGGTGTGCAACATCGCCTCGGCCAGGTATGCGGAAAACTTTCGCTCGGTCAGCAACAGCGCGTGGCCATCATACGCGCACTCGCGCAACCCTTCGATTTTCTTTTGCTCGATGAACCCTTCTCCCATCTCGATGAAACGAATGCACGCACAGCAGCACGCCTCATTATGGAAAAATGCATCCAGAATAAAGCAGGGCTTTTATTGACAAGTCTGGGCCCGAATGATTTTTTCAATTACACCGGAACGATTATCATATGAAGAATGTACGATTTACAATTTGCGATTTACAATTTCTGAGTTGGCTTTCGTGCAAAACAGATTGCCGGCAGTGCGCATCTCAAATTGTAAATTGTAAATTGTAAATTCCAAATAGAAATGCTGAACCGGCTTTTATTCACACACCAGCGCCGTACGCAACTTTTTGTTGCAGTGCTCGGCGCGCTCGTGGGAATGATACTCGTGCTCACTTCCTTGCAGTTGTATTTTGACACAACCCGCGCGCTCACCGGGAACGACCTGAACAAACCGCAATACCTTGTTATCAATAAAGAAGTGAATCTCCTGAATACGCTTTTCGGCGGGCAGAAAGGATTTTCGCAGGATGAAATGGATGCGTTGAGAAAGATCAAAGGTGTGAAAGATGTTGCACCGCTTACTGCGAGTCATTTCAAAGTGAGCGCGTCCCTGAATACGAACGGCATACAGGGAATGCCGGGCATGTACACAGAACTTTTTTTTGAAGCGGTGCCGGATAATTTTCTCGATGTGAATACAACGGAGTGGGACTGGAAGGAAGGTGATTCCACTGTTCCGATCATCATCCCGCGCGATTATATAAAACTTTACAATTTCGGATTTGCACCTTCGCAGAAATTACCACAGATCACGGAAAGCGTTGTGGGCCTTGCAAAATTCGATGTCAACATACATGGCTCTTTGGGTTCTGCACAATATCGCGGCAAACTCGCGGGGTTCAGTGAACGCATCAACACCATTCTTGTTCCGCAGAAATTCATTGATTATGCCAATGAAAAATTCGCAGGTGTAATGCGCGGCGACCAGGTACCAAGCCGCGTGATCATCGAGTGCGAAGGGCAAGCGCTCAATGAACTCGCCACTTATTTTTCCGAACACGGATTCGAAACGAGCGAGGACAGTATGCGCAACGGAAAACTTCATTCGTTCCTCCGCATTCTCATGAATTGCCTCGTGGCGATCGGTTCACTCATTCTTCTTCTTTCGCTGCTCGTTTTCTTTCTCTATTCACAATTGCTGATGAGCAAATCCTCCTATGAACTGGAAACGCTAACGCGCATTGGTTACGACTACAAAAAACTGGCGATGCGATATGTGAATTATTACAATGTAATTTTTCTTTCCGTTTTCATTTTATCCATCGCGCTCATCTGGTTCACCAAAAGATGGTT
It encodes the following:
- a CDS encoding DEAD/DEAH box helicase — its product is MANFEDFGLDHAVMDGVDAMGYSSATPIQELAIPIIMQGRDIIACAQTGTGKTAAFLLPTMHRILHSENRGSIHTMIISPTRELALQIDNALTGFAYFSGISSIAVYGGGTGESFDREKKALTTGTDIIVATPGRLLSHLNLGYVKLDQLQTLILDEADRMLDMGFNEDIMRIVRMLPKKRQTLMFSATMPSRIRQLAAQILHEPEHVNIAISKPAEKIKQIAYCVYDTQKLPLLLHLLQSKELVSVLIFSSTKQNVKNMEKEMKRLKLDVAAVHSDLEQSEREEVMRRFRHRNIRIIVATDVLSRGIDVENISLVLNYDVPADGEDYVHRVGRTARAESTGEAVTFISPDDMRKFAAIERLIGYEVEKGKVPDELGEVPAYDIKSSGKRKNNFHGKKGKPHFRKKDHQRKGHRS
- a CDS encoding DUF4836 family protein, which produces MKKKIVIGLIALIILSLGAWLIFGRKSREKDAHLILIPAKAAAVMKIDVASLASKADLSKLIGNPVLKEISDGQISSFAGDPLGSGLDLTENIYGFLAQEDKNAVSALVFAVTDAEKFSSFLTSTNVKNKPYQVEETWFCSFDQRHTIAWNNFGGMYLSCSGGNAEDVAKKYFAQKKENSILSNKEFENFNSKKADLSLLLDNRTLSDMGSMSGMISPFGINEGFGQLLINFNDENISADYSSTSSVANNVLRNSGASSSHFFSVAPADPVLYMQLSANSDGLISSLKKDASYDDVLSQMESALIISDVGLGQLFTGDISIAFSDFKNISDYDPRLKKIIADGNDDFTVIDERELAQPITTISIGITNDAIVNSILEYSGMKMEKNFYEIPGVDFVLYAVAKNKNLIVTNDYFAADTFSQTGMLRGKLPDDVVKECSTNSFCGYASLAQEKFPAPFITALQQYFGENETKMFLDLIKPFSSAHIFSNGSGSHVNITLAGGDGKGLNRILTQWLSAAK
- a CDS encoding aminotransferase class I/II-fold pyridoxal phosphate-dependent enzyme, with the protein product MRDLFDKIRENRGPLGKHAKESHGYFTFPKLEGDIGNKMIFRGKERLIWSLNNYLGLANHPEVRKADAEGAAKFGLAAPMGARMMSGNSNYHEQLEAGLTELVKKEDTILCNYGYQAMVSAIDCLVDRHDVIVYDAEAHACIIDGVRLHMGKRFVYPHNDIASLEKQLERATKMIGETGGAILVLTEGVFGMSGNQGKLKEIVALKKKFQFRLFVDDAHGCGTMGPTGGGTGEEQGCQDGIDIYFGTFAKSFALIGGYISSTEDVVEYLRYNMRSQIFAKSLPLPAVVGALKRLELMNKHKEFREKLWEITNALQGGLRKAGFNIGTTSSPVTPVYLNGSIPEATNLILDLRENYNIFCSMVVYPVIPKGQIILRLIPTAVHTIEDVNFTIEAFSKIKDKLTSGQYQSDKIAAF
- a CDS encoding ATP-binding cassette domain-containing protein; protein product: MVISGKMKIDFEHVLPVPLSDTPLSEDSCWKKDFSFDTNSILLAEAASGTGKTTLVSMLYGIRHDYDGKIKLDGEDIRNFPLRQWSQLRRKKFSIVFQDLRLFPQLTAKENIILKNDLESTLKEEEIIHYAAILGVQHRLGQVCGKLSLGQQQRVAIIRALAQPFDFLLLDEPFSHLDETNARTAARLIMEKCIQNKAGLLLTSLGPNDFFNYTGTIII